A single window of Candidatus Equadaptatus faecalis DNA harbors:
- a CDS encoding transcriptional repressor — MVLIFGAGTMNKMAVQIRRIINESEKHLTAEEIFSECKKNGVKASVASVYRNLAYLAAEGCIKRLSFTGEPDRYDKSVLPHEHLICERCGRISDIGSGGLKQLLEKHFGTEIASYELSMRYVCPECRQKAEKDKN; from the coding sequence ATGGTTCTTATTTTTGGGGCTGGTACGATGAACAAGATGGCGGTACAGATCCGGCGTATCATAAATGAGTCGGAAAAACATCTTACGGCGGAAGAAATTTTTTCAGAGTGCAAAAAGAACGGGGTAAAGGCGTCAGTGGCGAGCGTTTACAGAAATCTTGCCTATCTTGCCGCCGAAGGCTGCATAAAAAGGCTCTCGTTTACCGGAGAGCCTGACCGTTACGACAAATCTGTTTTGCCTCACGAACATCTAATCTGCGAGAGATGCGGACGGATCAGCGACATTGGTTCAGGCGGTTTGAAACAGCTGCTTGAAAAACATTTCGGTACGGAAATTGCCTCTTACGAGCTTTCAATGCGCTATGTTTGTCCCGAGTGCAGACAGAAGGCTGAGAAGGACAAAAATTAA